The proteins below are encoded in one region of Flavobacterium sp. IMCC34852:
- a CDS encoding AraC family transcriptional regulator, protein MFFFIGFFHTTISAQSSENKHHLTGDIERLINSNPDQALKVAQYLLSKTGISNKEKAHVNFLISKAYKVKGDYSSALNFLYEEKNYEEYLDEEEKIGIEINKVILLRELSLDKQAKKILTNLENEVNNVTNDKLKPYYEISIDIEKARYFLKEGQVDKGINLLKSQEAFLTKMASDFKELELYFDITLGHLFLEKKDLAASKKYFDSAIAMINEQNGDNAYSKIDALYGLAGISFYKKEHQDVIKLTEEALVQAKKLGNLFWQVKIMQLQSSSYLALNDLTNYKAINIKFFEAQSETEAQEQEAINTTYNLVSDEYADEYSKDKSNYINFLYVISALFFITILICLLFWQKVMQRKKGLDEIISYIEITRSNLLESFTVTDKKNEPKKNVILKETEEQILNKLKKFESSKRFINKDISLAVLAGQLDSNTKYLSEIINTHYNVNFNTYINKLRINYIIEKLKTDPNFINYKISYLAENCGFSSHSSFATVFKSITGISPVKFIELLNQEKENNLLEE, encoded by the coding sequence TTGTTTTTTTTCATTGGATTTTTCCATACCACTATAAGTGCGCAATCATCTGAAAACAAGCATCACTTAACAGGTGATATCGAAAGATTAATCAATTCAAACCCTGATCAAGCGTTAAAAGTTGCCCAATATTTATTGAGTAAAACCGGTATTTCAAATAAGGAAAAGGCGCATGTCAATTTTTTAATTTCTAAGGCTTATAAAGTAAAAGGAGACTACAGCAGTGCTTTAAATTTTCTCTATGAAGAAAAGAATTACGAAGAGTATTTGGATGAAGAGGAAAAAATAGGAATCGAAATTAATAAAGTCATACTGCTAAGAGAGTTGTCTTTAGATAAGCAAGCAAAAAAAATATTGACTAATTTGGAAAATGAGGTTAATAATGTGACCAATGACAAATTAAAGCCCTATTACGAAATTTCAATTGACATAGAAAAAGCAAGGTATTTTTTGAAAGAAGGTCAAGTTGATAAAGGAATCAACTTGCTAAAATCACAAGAAGCTTTTTTGACTAAAATGGCAAGCGACTTCAAAGAGTTAGAGTTGTATTTTGACATAACGCTGGGACATTTGTTTTTGGAAAAAAAGGATTTAGCAGCTTCTAAAAAATATTTTGATTCAGCTATAGCTATGATTAATGAGCAAAATGGGGACAATGCCTATTCTAAAATTGATGCTCTTTATGGTTTGGCGGGTATTTCTTTTTACAAAAAAGAGCACCAAGATGTCATTAAATTAACCGAAGAGGCTTTGGTTCAAGCGAAAAAGTTGGGTAACCTTTTCTGGCAAGTTAAAATCATGCAGTTACAAAGTTCCAGTTATTTGGCATTAAATGATTTGACCAATTATAAGGCAATTAATATCAAATTTTTTGAAGCCCAAAGCGAAACGGAAGCCCAAGAACAAGAAGCTATTAATACCACATATAATCTTGTTTCCGATGAATATGCCGATGAGTATTCTAAAGACAAGTCAAACTATATTAATTTCTTGTACGTCATCTCAGCCTTGTTTTTTATTACTATCCTTATTTGTCTTTTATTTTGGCAAAAAGTAATGCAACGAAAGAAAGGTTTAGATGAGATTATTAGTTATATCGAAATTACAAGAAGCAATCTTTTAGAAAGTTTTACCGTAACAGATAAAAAAAACGAGCCTAAAAAGAATGTCATTCTCAAGGAAACAGAAGAGCAAATTTTAAATAAACTCAAGAAATTTGAAAGTTCAAAACGTTTTATCAATAAAGATATTTCACTAGCGGTTTTAGCGGGTCAACTAGACTCAAATACCAAATACTTGTCGGAAATTATAAACACCCATTACAATGTTAATTTTAATACTTATATCAATAAATTGAGGATTAATTACATTATTGAAAAACTCAAGACTGACCCTAATTTTATCAATTATAAGATTAGTTATTTGGCCGAAAACTGCGGTTTTTCATCCCATAGCAGCTTTGCCACGGTATTTAAATCGATAACCGGAATATCACCGGTTAAGTTTATAGAATTATTAAATCAAGAAAAAGAAAATAATCTGTTAGAAGAGTAA
- a CDS encoding tetratricopeptide repeat protein — MLILLVAKLVIADTLSSQNLKSIDSILKVASTEIYANPDNVIKLGHKIIKMAGDNVDYKIKAYKIISDAYSSRRDYEKSLEYVIKANELLDETNDELLKITIVNKMGIQYHQLKVYDKAIQYLDQAEQLIGEYPVKDSIHTELGKNYIVRGFIYKEKLSCAIAIAFLDRGIAELKKSNKESDLSKISIATYNKGNCYLLLKNNKSALENFQIAVQMAKKVNAKSLQAFALKGSAKVFTLEGRNIEAIKALDEALYLSSEVNDLILNQEIYMGLSENYLAINDWNQFKTNQQKFIEVQKQIKDRERLSVGESLGVKEAESKANRDELSNKFYYLLLVLFFVLTLIVLFFYVIIKRKNKEIEAIKSQIYILQNKKGKEA, encoded by the coding sequence ATGCTGATATTACTTGTTGCAAAACTTGTAATTGCTGATACTTTGAGTTCTCAAAACCTCAAAAGTATAGATAGTATCCTCAAAGTAGCTTCTACAGAAATTTATGCAAATCCGGATAATGTAATCAAGTTAGGGCACAAGATTATTAAGATGGCCGGAGACAATGTTGATTATAAAATTAAAGCATACAAGATTATTTCAGATGCTTATTCTTCCCGACGTGATTATGAAAAGTCATTAGAGTACGTTATTAAAGCCAATGAATTATTGGATGAAACCAATGATGAACTGCTTAAAATAACCATTGTCAATAAAATGGGTATTCAATACCACCAATTAAAGGTTTATGACAAAGCTATTCAATATTTAGACCAAGCCGAACAGTTAATAGGGGAGTATCCTGTTAAAGATTCTATTCATACTGAATTGGGTAAAAACTATATCGTAAGAGGATTTATTTACAAAGAAAAGCTTAGCTGCGCCATTGCCATTGCCTTTTTAGACAGAGGGATTGCCGAGTTAAAAAAATCAAATAAAGAATCAGATTTATCCAAAATTAGTATCGCGACCTATAACAAAGGAAATTGTTATTTGTTGTTAAAGAATAACAAATCAGCGCTAGAAAATTTTCAGATAGCTGTACAAATGGCCAAAAAAGTAAATGCTAAAAGTTTACAAGCCTTTGCCTTAAAGGGTTCAGCTAAGGTATTTACTCTCGAAGGCAGAAACATCGAGGCCATCAAAGCACTTGATGAAGCTTTATATCTTTCTTCTGAAGTTAATGATTTAATCCTGAATCAAGAGATTTACATGGGATTATCTGAGAACTATTTAGCTATTAATGATTGGAATCAATTCAAAACCAATCAACAAAAATTTATCGAAGTCCAAAAGCAAATTAAAGATCGTGAACGTTTATCCGTAGGTGAGTCACTAGGGGTTAAAGAAGCCGAATCAAAAGCAAATCGTGACGAACTTTCCAATAAATTTTATTATTTACTACTTGTTTTATTTTTTGTTTTAACTCTTATTGTTTTATTTTTCTACGTAATAATTAAACGTAAAAACAAAGAAATTGAAGCCATAAAAAGCCAAATTTACATTTTACAAAACAAGAAAGGCAAAGAGGCTTAA